The following coding sequences are from one Pseudonocardia sp. HH130630-07 window:
- the leuD gene encoding 3-isopropylmalate dehydratase small subunit codes for MDKFETHTGIGVPLRWSNVDTDQIIPAVYLKRVTRTGFEDGLFSAWRGDPSFVLNTEPFDRGSVLVAGPDFGTGSSREHAVWALMDYGFRVVVSSRFADIFRGNSAKAGLVAAQVEQPDVELIWKKLENEPGTEVTVDLGERTIQVGDLTVSFQIDDYARWRLREGLDDIGLTLRHADAITAFERTRPARMPRTLA; via the coding sequence ATGGACAAGTTCGAGACGCACACCGGGATCGGCGTTCCGCTCCGCTGGTCCAACGTGGACACCGACCAGATCATCCCGGCGGTCTACCTCAAGCGGGTCACCCGCACCGGCTTCGAGGACGGGCTGTTCTCGGCGTGGCGCGGCGACCCGTCGTTCGTGCTCAACACCGAGCCCTTCGACCGGGGGTCGGTGCTGGTCGCCGGGCCGGACTTCGGGACGGGATCGTCGCGCGAGCACGCCGTGTGGGCGCTGATGGACTACGGCTTCCGGGTCGTGGTCTCCTCCCGGTTCGCCGACATCTTCCGCGGCAACTCGGCCAAGGCCGGGCTGGTGGCCGCCCAGGTCGAGCAGCCGGACGTCGAGCTGATCTGGAAGAAGCTGGAGAACGAGCCGGGCACCGAGGTGACCGTCGACCTCGGGGAGCGGACGATCCAGGTCGGCGACCTGACCGTGTCGTTCCAGATCGACGACTACGCCCGGTGGCGGCTGCGGGAGGGACTCGACGACATCGGGCTGACCCTCCGGCACGCCGACGCGATCACCGCGTTCGAGCGAACCCGGCCGGCCCGGATGCCGCGCACCCTGGCCTGA
- the leuC gene encoding 3-isopropylmalate dehydratase large subunit, whose protein sequence is MTTAETPRTLAEKVWDRHLVRKGEGDEPDLLYIDLHLVHEVTSPQAFDGLRMAGRPLRRPDLTIATEDHNVPTLDVLGPIADEVSRTQVETLRRNCAEFGVRLHPMNDPEQGIVHVVGPQLGLTQPGTTVVCGDSHTSTHGAFGAMAFGIGTSEVEHVMATQTLPLKPFRTMAINVTSADGTLRPGVTSKDVILAVIAKIGTGGGQGHVLEYRGNVIENLSMEARMTVCNMSIEAGARAGMIAPDDTTFAYLAGREHAPAGTDWDDAVEDWRSLRTDDGAAFDRVVDIDADTLTPFVTWGTNPGQGLPLGASVPDPEQITDEAERASVAKALDYMGLTGGTPLREVGVDAVFVGSCTNGRIEDLRSVARILDGRTVADGVRMLVVPGSMRVRFQAEEEGLDAIFTSAGAEWRSAGCSMCLGMNPDQLAPGERCASTSNRNFEGRQGKGGRTHLVSPLVAAATAVRGTLSSPEDLD, encoded by the coding sequence GTGACCACTGCAGAGACGCCGCGCACGCTGGCCGAGAAGGTGTGGGACCGGCACCTCGTCCGCAAGGGCGAGGGCGACGAGCCCGACCTGCTCTACATCGACCTGCACCTGGTGCACGAGGTCACGAGTCCGCAGGCGTTCGACGGGCTCCGCATGGCCGGCCGGCCGCTCCGCCGTCCCGACCTCACCATCGCCACCGAGGACCACAACGTCCCGACGCTCGACGTGCTCGGCCCGATCGCCGACGAGGTCTCCCGCACCCAGGTCGAGACCCTGCGCCGCAACTGCGCGGAGTTCGGTGTCCGGCTGCACCCGATGAACGACCCCGAGCAGGGGATCGTGCACGTCGTCGGCCCGCAGCTGGGCCTGACCCAGCCCGGCACGACCGTCGTCTGCGGCGACTCGCACACCTCCACCCACGGCGCGTTCGGCGCGATGGCGTTCGGCATCGGCACCTCCGAGGTCGAGCACGTCATGGCGACGCAGACGCTCCCGCTCAAGCCGTTCCGGACGATGGCGATCAACGTCACCTCCGCGGACGGGACCCTGCGGCCGGGTGTGACCAGCAAGGACGTCATCCTCGCCGTGATCGCGAAGATCGGCACCGGAGGTGGCCAGGGTCACGTGCTGGAGTACCGGGGCAACGTGATCGAGAACCTCTCGATGGAAGCCCGGATGACGGTCTGCAACATGTCGATCGAGGCCGGGGCCCGGGCCGGGATGATCGCCCCGGACGACACGACGTTCGCCTACCTGGCCGGGCGCGAGCACGCGCCGGCCGGCACGGACTGGGACGACGCCGTCGAGGACTGGCGGAGCCTGCGCACCGACGACGGGGCGGCCTTCGACCGCGTCGTCGACATCGACGCCGACACGCTGACGCCGTTCGTCACCTGGGGCACCAACCCCGGCCAGGGCCTGCCGCTGGGCGCCTCGGTGCCGGACCCGGAGCAGATCACCGACGAGGCCGAGCGCGCCTCGGTCGCGAAGGCGCTGGACTACATGGGCCTGACCGGCGGGACCCCGCTGCGCGAGGTCGGGGTCGACGCCGTGTTCGTCGGGTCCTGCACCAACGGCCGGATCGAGGACCTGCGGTCGGTCGCGCGGATCCTGGACGGGCGGACGGTCGCCGACGGCGTCCGGATGCTGGTCGTGCCCGGATCGATGCGGGTCCGTTTCCAGGCCGAGGAGGAGGGCCTGGACGCGATCTTCACCTCGGCCGGTGCCGAGTGGCGCTCCGCGGGCTGCTCGATGTGTCTGGGGATGAACCCGGACCAGCTGGCTCCCGGGGAACGGTGCGCGTCGACCTCCAACCGCAACTTCGAGGGACGGCAGGGCAAGGGCGGGCGGACCCACCTGGTGTCGCCGCTGGTGGCCGCCGCTACCGCCGTCCGCGGCACCCTGAGCAGCCCGGAGGACCTGGACTGA
- a CDS encoding IclR family transcriptional regulator: MGQSSGIGVLDKAVGVLRATAEEPCGLAELCARTGLPRATAHRLAVGLEAHGMLLRTPDGRWHPGPTLGQLAGGRPDPLLDAASAVLPRLRDITGESVQLYRRDGVHRICIAHAEPPSGLRDTVPVGTRLPMTAGSGAKVLAAWCDVPTQRLILAEATFSERVLIDVRRRGWAQSVAEREAGVASVSAPVRDGAGQVVAAVSVSGPVDRIGRRPGVRWAADLLAAADALQHRLA; encoded by the coding sequence GTGGGACAGTCTAGCGGTATCGGCGTACTCGACAAGGCCGTGGGTGTTCTCCGGGCGACGGCGGAGGAACCCTGTGGGCTGGCCGAACTCTGTGCCCGTACCGGCCTGCCGCGGGCGACCGCGCACCGGCTGGCCGTCGGGCTGGAGGCGCACGGCATGCTGCTGCGCACCCCGGACGGCCGGTGGCACCCCGGCCCGACGCTCGGGCAGCTCGCCGGCGGGCGCCCGGACCCGCTGCTCGACGCGGCGTCCGCGGTCCTGCCCCGGCTGCGGGACATCACCGGCGAGAGCGTCCAGCTCTACCGGCGCGACGGCGTCCACCGGATCTGCATCGCGCACGCCGAACCGCCGTCCGGGCTGCGCGACACCGTCCCGGTCGGCACCCGGCTGCCGATGACCGCCGGCTCCGGGGCCAAGGTGCTCGCCGCCTGGTGCGACGTACCGACCCAGCGGCTCATCCTGGCCGAGGCCACGTTCTCCGAGCGGGTGCTGATCGACGTCCGCCGCCGCGGCTGGGCACAGAGCGTCGCCGAGCGCGAGGCCGGCGTCGCCTCGGTCTCGGCCCCGGTCCGCGACGGTGCGGGGCAGGTCGTCGCCGCGGTGTCGGTGTCCGGGCCGGTGGACCGGATCGGGCGGCGTCCCGGCGTCCGGTGGGCCGCCGATCTCCTGGCCGCCGCGGACGCGCTGCAGCACCGACTCGCCTGA
- a CDS encoding Hsp70 family protein translates to MGYLLGIDVGTTRTAAAVTRPGTPGPEMVTLGDHAVDIPSVVYAAPDGTLLYGDAAERRALTEPDRVAREFKRRIGDPTPIPLGEHAFTAEELSALLAEHVVEIVSRVEGGRPDRVAVTHPASWGSHKRDLFAGALARRGLTVTFLTEPQAAALHYATNERVEPGATVAVYDLGGGTFDAAVVRKEAGGTAGTGGHTAVGGASFTLLGRPEGVEQLGGADFDQSVVDHVRDAVPQAFESLDESDPDVLSQMARLRRDCREAKEALSADTEVSIPVWLGEVRSTVRLHRSDFEERIRPRLDESVDALQRAIASAGLAASGPSVVLLVGGSSRVPLVAQMVSSELGRPIQVDADPKNAIGKGAVLALGPADPVGASQPGFGAVVPGAPALAPDPGPLPWEGGEPVTERMPAGAGTAAPDGGATAYLDGANADPPTDRIPVVAPPYGHPGDEAGTAMYGYPGGYEDETSVTAAPAGRTGRSPALLIGVGGVVAALAVLGAVFFWPQNRSVSNATPELPAMPTTTQAPPPTTEAPEPTQEPEPTRDRTSTPRTTSEILPPPPPPPDPSTPEDPTTTEEPPTTTSTSSTSSSSSSSSRPEEPPANRPQPAGAQPAGTLPAQ, encoded by the coding sequence ATGGGCTACCTGCTGGGGATCGACGTCGGCACGACCAGGACGGCGGCCGCGGTCACCCGGCCCGGGACGCCCGGGCCGGAGATGGTCACCCTCGGCGATCATGCGGTCGACATCCCGTCCGTGGTCTACGCCGCACCGGACGGGACGCTGCTGTACGGCGACGCCGCGGAACGGCGGGCGCTGACCGAGCCGGACCGGGTGGCCCGCGAGTTCAAGCGGCGGATCGGCGATCCGACCCCGATCCCGCTGGGCGAGCACGCCTTCACCGCGGAGGAGCTCTCGGCGCTGCTCGCCGAGCACGTCGTCGAGATCGTGTCCCGGGTCGAGGGCGGTCGCCCCGACCGGGTGGCGGTGACCCACCCGGCCTCCTGGGGCTCGCACAAGCGCGACCTGTTCGCCGGGGCGCTCGCCCGGCGCGGGCTGACCGTCACCTTCCTCACCGAGCCCCAGGCCGCGGCCCTGCACTACGCGACGAACGAGCGCGTCGAGCCGGGGGCCACCGTCGCCGTCTACGACCTCGGTGGCGGGACGTTCGACGCCGCCGTCGTCCGCAAGGAGGCGGGCGGGACCGCGGGCACCGGCGGCCACACCGCCGTCGGCGGGGCGTCGTTCACCCTGCTCGGCCGGCCGGAGGGGGTCGAGCAGCTCGGCGGCGCCGACTTCGACCAGTCGGTCGTCGACCACGTCCGGGACGCGGTCCCGCAGGCGTTCGAGTCGCTCGACGAGTCCGACCCCGACGTGCTGTCCCAGATGGCCCGGCTGCGCCGTGACTGCCGGGAGGCCAAGGAGGCGCTCTCGGCCGACACCGAGGTCTCCATCCCGGTCTGGCTGGGTGAGGTGCGCAGCACCGTGCGGCTGCACCGCAGCGACTTCGAGGAACGGATCCGCCCCCGGCTCGACGAGTCCGTGGACGCCCTGCAGCGGGCGATCGCGTCCGCCGGCCTCGCCGCGTCCGGCCCCTCGGTGGTGCTGCTGGTCGGCGGTTCCTCCCGGGTGCCGCTCGTCGCCCAGATGGTCTCCTCGGAGCTGGGCCGCCCGATCCAGGTGGACGCCGACCCGAAGAACGCGATCGGCAAGGGAGCGGTGCTCGCGCTGGGCCCGGCCGACCCGGTGGGGGCCTCGCAGCCCGGCTTCGGCGCGGTCGTGCCGGGTGCTCCCGCGCTCGCCCCCGATCCCGGCCCGCTGCCCTGGGAGGGCGGGGAGCCGGTGACCGAGCGGATGCCGGCCGGCGCCGGAACGGCGGCTCCGGACGGCGGTGCCACCGCGTACCTGGACGGTGCGAACGCCGACCCGCCGACCGACCGGATCCCGGTCGTCGCCCCGCCCTACGGTCATCCCGGCGACGAGGCCGGCACCGCGATGTACGGCTACCCGGGCGGCTACGAGGACGAGACCTCGGTCACCGCCGCACCGGCCGGGCGCACCGGCCGGTCCCCGGCGCTGCTCATCGGCGTCGGCGGCGTGGTCGCCGCGCTCGCGGTGCTGGGTGCGGTGTTCTTCTGGCCGCAGAACCGCAGCGTCAGCAACGCGACGCCGGAGCTGCCCGCGATGCCGACGACCACCCAGGCTCCCCCGCCGACCACCGAGGCGCCCGAGCCGACCCAGGAGCCCGAGCCCACCAGGGACCGCACCTCGACGCCCCGGACGACGTCGGAGATCCTCCCGCCGCCGCCCCCGCCGCCGGACCCCTCGACGCCCGAGGACCCGACCACGACGGAGGAGCCGCCGACCACGACGTCCACGTCGTCGACGTCCTCGTCGTCGTCGAGTTCGAGCCGGCCGGAGGAGCCGCCCGCCAACCGGCCGCAACCGGCCGGCGCCCAGCCGGCGGGAACGCTGCCGGCGCAGTGA
- the gltX gene encoding glutamate--tRNA ligase — translation MSTVRVRFSPSPTGTPHVGLVRTALFNWAHARHHGGTMVFRIEDTDAQRDSAESYDALLDALTWLGIDWDEGVEKGGPHGPYRQSERGEIYADALARLIEAGEVYESFSTGEEIEARHRAAGRDPKLGYDNADRDLTEAQREAFLAEGRKPVFRLRMPAEDITFTDLVRGEITFRAGQVSDFVLARADRTPLYPLTNPVDDALMGITHVLRGEDLLPSTPRQIALLQALARVGIGTGPLTYAHLPLVTGEGNRKLSKRDPQSNLFHHRDRGFVPEGLLNYLALLGWSIADDRDIFSLEEMVAAFDVSRVSGNAARFDVKKAEAVNAAHLRLLAPEDFAERVVPYLAAEGIELSGTDGAGRELLAAAAPLVQERSQLLSDAARMLAFLFRDEEGFAPDPDAVEKNLGTDATPVLEAAVAGLTSLDGWDAAAIEESLKATLVDGLGLKPRKAFAPVRVAISGRTVSPPLYESMELLGRERSLARLGAGVRRSQGMV, via the coding sequence ATGAGTACCGTTCGCGTCCGCTTCTCCCCGTCCCCGACCGGCACCCCGCACGTCGGGCTCGTCCGCACCGCGTTGTTCAACTGGGCGCACGCCCGGCACCACGGCGGAACCATGGTGTTCCGCATCGAGGACACCGACGCGCAACGCGACTCCGCCGAGTCCTACGACGCCCTGCTCGATGCGTTGACCTGGCTCGGCATCGACTGGGACGAGGGCGTCGAGAAGGGCGGCCCGCACGGTCCCTACCGGCAGAGCGAGCGCGGCGAGATCTACGCCGACGCGCTGGCCCGGCTGATCGAGGCCGGCGAGGTCTACGAGTCCTTCTCGACCGGGGAGGAGATCGAGGCCCGGCACCGGGCCGCCGGCCGGGACCCCAAGCTCGGCTACGACAACGCCGACCGCGACCTCACCGAGGCCCAGCGGGAGGCCTTCCTGGCCGAGGGCCGCAAGCCCGTCTTCCGGCTGCGGATGCCCGCCGAGGACATCACGTTCACCGACCTCGTCCGTGGCGAGATCACCTTCCGGGCCGGTCAGGTGTCGGACTTCGTGCTGGCCCGGGCCGACCGGACGCCGCTGTACCCGCTGACCAACCCGGTCGACGACGCGCTGATGGGGATCACCCACGTGCTGCGCGGCGAGGACCTGCTGCCGTCGACGCCGCGCCAGATCGCCCTGCTGCAGGCGCTGGCGCGGGTCGGCATCGGCACCGGCCCCCTCACCTACGCCCACCTCCCTCTGGTCACCGGCGAGGGCAACCGCAAGCTCTCGAAGCGGGACCCGCAGTCGAACCTGTTCCACCACCGCGACCGCGGCTTCGTGCCCGAGGGACTGCTCAACTACCTCGCGCTGCTCGGCTGGTCGATCGCCGACGACCGGGACATCTTCTCGCTGGAGGAGATGGTCGCCGCGTTCGACGTCTCCCGGGTCTCCGGCAACGCGGCGCGGTTCGACGTCAAGAAGGCCGAGGCGGTCAACGCGGCGCACCTGCGGCTGCTCGCCCCGGAGGACTTCGCCGAGCGGGTCGTGCCCTACCTGGCGGCGGAGGGGATCGAGCTCTCCGGCACCGACGGGGCCGGCCGTGAGTTGCTGGCGGCGGCGGCGCCGCTGGTGCAGGAGCGCAGCCAGCTGCTCTCCGACGCGGCCCGGATGCTCGCGTTCCTGTTCCGTGACGAGGAGGGCTTCGCTCCGGACCCCGACGCCGTCGAGAAGAACCTGGGCACCGACGCGACGCCGGTGCTGGAGGCCGCCGTCGCCGGGCTGACCTCGCTGGACGGGTGGGACGCCGCCGCCATCGAGGAGTCGCTGAAGGCCACGCTGGTCGACGGGCTGGGCCTCAAGCCGCGCAAGGCGTTCGCGCCGGTCCGGGTGGCCATCAGCGGACGGACGGTGTCCCCACCGCTGTACGAGAGCATGGAGCTGCTGGGCCGCGAGCGCTCGCTCGCACGCCTGGGGGCCGGTGTCAGGCGCTCCCAGGGCATGGTTTAG
- a CDS encoding EthD family reductase: MYQLTVLYHQPDDPAAFDDYYDRTHVPLARALPGLQRFTVSRPQPGPDGAAPQYHLVATLEFADQAAFGSAMGGAEGQAAVADVPNFATGGATMLTGPSQTP; encoded by the coding sequence GTGTACCAGCTCACCGTCCTGTACCACCAGCCGGACGATCCGGCGGCGTTCGACGACTACTACGACCGCACGCACGTCCCGCTGGCGAGAGCGCTCCCCGGGCTGCAGCGGTTCACCGTCAGCCGTCCGCAACCGGGACCGGACGGTGCGGCGCCGCAGTACCACCTGGTGGCCACGCTCGAGTTCGCCGACCAGGCCGCCTTCGGGTCCGCGATGGGCGGCGCGGAGGGCCAGGCCGCCGTCGCCGACGTGCCGAACTTCGCCACCGGCGGGGCGACGATGCTGACCGGTCCGTCGCAGACACCCTGA
- a CDS encoding 3-isopropylmalate dehydrogenase: MRLAVIPGDGIGPEVINEALKVLGEVARDVETTEYDLGAARWHSTGELLPETVLSELKQHDAILLGAVGDPSVPSGILERGLLLRLRFELDHHVNLRPARLYPGVRGPLAGNPEIDLVVVREGTEGPYVGTGGLLRKDTPHEIATEVSQNTAFGIERLVRDAFARAQRRPRRHLTLVHKTNVLTYAGALWSRIVEEVSLEYPEVSVAYQHVDSTTIHLVTDPGRYDVIVTDNLFGDILTDLAAAVTGGIGLAASGNLDASRTNPSMFEPVHGSAPDIAGQGIADPTAAILSVALLLDHLGHVDSARRVEAAVAFDLATRDHSATGNTSSIGDRLAALVSSREVSAN; encoded by the coding sequence ATGCGCCTTGCGGTCATCCCCGGTGACGGCATCGGCCCGGAAGTGATCAACGAGGCACTCAAGGTCCTCGGTGAGGTTGCCCGAGACGTCGAGACGACCGAGTACGACCTCGGGGCCGCCCGCTGGCACTCCACCGGTGAGCTGCTCCCCGAGACCGTGCTGTCCGAGCTCAAGCAGCACGACGCGATCCTCCTGGGCGCGGTCGGCGACCCGTCGGTCCCCAGCGGGATCCTGGAGCGCGGCCTGCTGCTGCGCCTGCGGTTCGAGCTCGACCACCACGTGAACCTGCGCCCGGCCCGGCTGTACCCGGGCGTGCGCGGGCCGTTGGCCGGCAACCCCGAGATCGACCTGGTGGTCGTCCGCGAGGGGACCGAGGGCCCGTACGTGGGCACCGGCGGCCTGCTCCGCAAGGACACCCCGCACGAGATCGCGACCGAGGTCAGCCAGAACACCGCGTTCGGCATCGAGCGGCTGGTGCGCGACGCGTTCGCCCGCGCCCAGCGGCGCCCGCGCCGGCACCTCACGCTGGTGCACAAGACGAACGTGCTGACCTACGCCGGTGCGCTCTGGTCGCGGATCGTCGAGGAGGTGTCGCTGGAGTACCCCGAGGTGTCGGTGGCCTACCAGCACGTCGACTCGACCACGATCCACCTGGTCACCGACCCCGGCCGGTACGACGTGATCGTCACCGACAACCTGTTCGGCGACATCCTCACGGACCTCGCCGCCGCGGTGACCGGCGGGATCGGCCTGGCCGCCAGCGGGAACCTGGACGCGAGCCGCACCAACCCGTCGATGTTCGAGCCGGTGCACGGCTCCGCGCCGGACATCGCCGGGCAGGGCATCGCCGACCCGACGGCCGCGATCCTCTCGGTGGCGCTGCTGCTCGACCACCTGGGCCACGTCGACTCCGCCCGGCGGGTCGAGGCCGCGGTGGCGTTCGACCTGGCGACCCGGGACCACTCGGCCACCGGGAACACGTCGTCGATCGGTGACCGGCTCGCCGCACTGGTGTCGAGCCGCGAGGTGTCGGCGAACTGA
- a CDS encoding LLM class flavin-dependent oxidoreductase produces the protein MPTPSEPLDRLGFLTIGSFDGADPRAGHETTLAMIELGERLGYDSAFVRHRHLQFGISSPVAVLAAATQRTSRIELGTAVIPLGWENPLRLAEDLATVDVLSGGRLNPGISVGPPMQWEHVRDALYPDTADVEDFGRERVSRLLRFVRGDAASTFSGTVGIETFSERVQPHAPGLAGRIWYGAASAGSAAWAGEQGLNLLTSNVVRAPGDGGTDFAAVQQGQILAFREAHPAGRVSQGLVVVPTDSATPTQRQRYSAYAEHRNARVGIPQGPAGLLFARDLVGTSDQIAESLYAHAAFREVREAVFALPFGFPHEDYVQIVTDIATRLGPALGWSPAR, from the coding sequence GTGCCCACACCGTCGGAGCCGCTGGACCGGCTCGGTTTCCTGACCATCGGCTCGTTCGACGGCGCGGATCCGCGCGCCGGCCACGAGACCACGCTGGCCATGATCGAGCTGGGCGAGCGCCTGGGGTACGACAGCGCGTTCGTCCGCCACCGGCACCTGCAGTTCGGGATCTCCTCACCGGTGGCGGTGCTCGCCGCGGCCACCCAGCGGACGAGCCGGATCGAGCTGGGCACCGCGGTGATCCCGCTCGGCTGGGAGAACCCGCTGCGTCTCGCCGAGGACCTCGCCACCGTCGACGTGCTCTCCGGCGGGCGGTTGAACCCGGGCATCAGCGTGGGCCCGCCCATGCAGTGGGAGCACGTGCGCGACGCGCTGTACCCGGACACCGCCGACGTCGAGGACTTCGGCCGCGAGCGGGTCTCGCGGCTGCTGCGGTTCGTGCGCGGCGACGCGGCGAGCACCTTCTCCGGGACGGTCGGCATCGAGACGTTCTCCGAGCGGGTGCAACCGCACGCGCCGGGCCTGGCCGGCCGGATCTGGTACGGGGCCGCGTCCGCCGGCTCCGCCGCCTGGGCCGGCGAGCAGGGACTGAACCTGCTGACCAGCAACGTCGTGCGCGCACCCGGCGACGGCGGCACCGACTTCGCCGCGGTCCAGCAGGGGCAGATCCTCGCCTTCCGCGAGGCCCACCCCGCCGGGCGGGTGTCCCAAGGGCTCGTCGTCGTCCCGACCGACTCGGCGACACCCACGCAGCGACAGCGGTACTCCGCCTACGCCGAGCACCGCAACGCCCGGGTCGGGATCCCGCAGGGCCCGGCCGGGCTGCTGTTCGCCCGCGACCTGGTCGGGACCTCCGACCAGATCGCCGAGAGCCTGTACGCCCACGCCGCGTTCCGCGAGGTGCGCGAGGCCGTGTTCGCCCTGCCGTTCGGCTTCCCGCACGAGGACTACGTGCAGATCGTCACCGACATCGCGACGCGGCTCGGCCCGGCGCTGGGCTGGTCGCCGGCGCGCTGA
- the serA gene encoding phosphoglycerate dehydrogenase, translated as MSTVATHPRPVVLLAEKLAPSAVELLGDGVEIRHVDGTDRPALLKEVADADALLVRSATQVDAEVLIAAHRLKVVARAGVGLDNVDVESATARGVMVVNAPTSNIVSAAEHAVALLLAVARHVPAADASLRQGQWKRSDYGGVELNGKTAGIVGLGKIGQLVAQRLAAFGMKLVAYDPYIAPSRAAQLGIELMGLDELLRTADMITVHLPRTPETLGLIGKDQLAITKPGVLVVNAARGGLVDEDALAEAVRSGQVGGAGIDVYVTEPTTSSPLFELENVVVTPHLGASTAEAQDRAGTDVARSVQLALAGEFVPDAVNVQVHGAVGEEVRPWLPLVQKLGITLHAVAGRTPTSVTVDVAGELAGADVSVLSLAALRGVFTHVVEDRVTFVNVPQLAEDRGVSVDLTTTPESANHRSVVQLRGAMPDGESITVSGTLTGRAEVPKLVEINGRHFDLRAEGDVVVLEYSDRPGVMGRVGSLLGEAAVNIEAAQISQTTEGTDALMLLRVDRRIDPGVLEPIGASVGARTIRLISFDD; from the coding sequence GTGAGCACCGTCGCCACCCACCCCCGTCCCGTCGTCCTGCTCGCCGAGAAGCTCGCGCCGTCCGCGGTGGAACTGCTGGGCGACGGCGTCGAGATCCGTCACGTCGACGGGACCGACCGACCGGCGCTGCTGAAGGAGGTCGCCGACGCGGACGCGCTGCTGGTCCGGTCCGCGACGCAGGTGGACGCGGAGGTGCTGATCGCCGCCCACCGGCTGAAGGTCGTCGCGCGGGCCGGGGTCGGCCTGGACAACGTCGACGTGGAGTCGGCCACCGCCCGCGGGGTGATGGTCGTCAACGCACCGACGTCGAACATCGTCTCCGCGGCCGAGCACGCCGTCGCGTTGCTCCTGGCCGTCGCGCGGCACGTCCCGGCGGCGGACGCCTCGCTGCGCCAGGGGCAGTGGAAGCGGTCGGACTACGGCGGGGTCGAGCTCAACGGGAAGACCGCGGGCATCGTCGGGCTCGGCAAGATCGGCCAGCTGGTCGCGCAGCGGCTCGCCGCGTTCGGGATGAAGCTGGTCGCCTACGACCCCTACATCGCGCCGTCCCGGGCCGCCCAGCTCGGCATCGAGCTGATGGGGCTCGACGAGCTGCTCCGCACCGCGGACATGATCACCGTCCACCTGCCGCGGACCCCGGAGACCCTGGGGCTGATCGGCAAGGACCAGCTGGCGATCACCAAGCCGGGCGTGCTGGTCGTCAACGCCGCACGCGGCGGTCTGGTCGACGAGGACGCGCTGGCCGAGGCGGTGCGCTCGGGCCAGGTCGGCGGGGCCGGCATCGACGTCTACGTCACGGAGCCGACGACCTCGAGCCCGCTGTTCGAGCTGGAGAACGTGGTCGTCACCCCGCACCTGGGCGCGTCCACGGCGGAGGCGCAGGACCGGGCGGGTACCGACGTGGCGCGGTCGGTGCAGCTGGCCCTGGCCGGCGAGTTCGTGCCGGACGCGGTGAACGTGCAGGTCCACGGCGCGGTCGGCGAGGAGGTCCGGCCCTGGCTGCCGCTGGTGCAGAAGCTCGGCATCACGCTGCACGCCGTCGCCGGCCGGACGCCGACCTCGGTGACCGTCGACGTCGCCGGTGAGCTCGCCGGGGCGGACGTGTCGGTGCTGTCGCTGGCCGCGCTGCGCGGGGTCTTCACGCACGTCGTGGAGGACCGGGTGACGTTCGTCAACGTGCCGCAGCTCGCCGAGGACCGCGGCGTCTCGGTGGACCTGACCACCACGCCGGAGAGCGCGAACCACCGCAGCGTCGTGCAGCTGCGCGGGGCGATGCCGGACGGCGAGTCGATCACCGTCTCCGGGACGCTGACCGGGCGGGCCGAGGTGCCGAAGCTGGTCGAGATCAACGGCAGGCACTTCGACCTGCGGGCCGAGGGCGACGTGGTGGTGCTCGAGTACTCCGACCGGCCCGGCGTGATGGGCCGGGTCGGGTCGCTGCTCGGCGAGGCCGCCGTGAACATCGAGGCGGCCCAGATCTCGCAGACCACCGAGGGCACCGACGCGCTCATGCTGCTGCGGGTGGACCGGCGGATCGACCCGGGGGTGCTCGAGCCGATCGGGGCGTCGGTCGGTGCCCGGACGATCCGGCTGATCTCGTTCGACGACTGA